Genomic DNA from Pelosinus sp. UFO1:
CAAATTTACGATACCTTCTTCGTTTTTAGTTTATAGGTAATGAATCGATAAAGGAGTGCTTTATATGGAATATCGTATTGAGAAAGATTCAATGGGAGAAATAAAAGTGCCAGCGGATAAATTATGGGGAGCCCAAACACAACGTAGTTTTGAAAATTTTCGTATTGGAATAGAAAAGATGCCCTATGAGTTAGTTGGTGTATTTGCCATATTAAAGAAAGCAGCTGCCTTAGTAAATGAGAAACTAGGTGTACTTGATACAAAACGCTCTCAGGCCATCGTTAAGGCTTGTGATGAGGTGTTAGCCGGAAAACTAGATGGCAACTTTCCTCTTGCCGTGTGGCAAACGGGAAGTGGCACTCAGTTTAATATGAATATAAATGAAGTATTGGCACATAGAGCGACTCAGTTGCTAGCCGAAGGAGCAGAGCCTTTAGTCGTTCATCCCAATGATCATGTGAATAAATCCCAAAGCTCTAATGATATTTTCCCTACGGCGATTCATGTTGCCGGCGTAACATTAGTGATTGATAAACTATTACCTGCAATTGCCTCTTTAAAAGAAACGTTAGATCAGAAATCAAAAGAATTCAGTGAAATCATAAAAATTGGCAGAACTCATTTAATGGATGCGACACCTCTTACTATGGGACAGGAAATAAGCGGTTGGGTGCGGATGTTAGAACGGAACGAAGAAATGCTGACCATAGGTATTAACTTTATGCGGGACTTGGCCATGGGAGGAACGGCTGTTGGGACTGGTATTAATTCCCCTATGAACTTTGGCGAACTCGTTGCTGCAGAAATTACCAAGTTAACGGGCAAGGAATTTCGTACAGCTCCTAATAAATTTCATGCGTTAACAAGTAAAGATGAGGTAGTCGTCGTTCATGGTATGATGAAGGCATTAGCTGCTGATTTAATGAAGATTGCCAATGATGTTCGTTGGCTTGCAAGTGGTCCACGGTGCGGTATTGGAGAGATTAAAATACCCGAGAATGAGCCAGGCAGCTCCATTATGCCTGCAAAAGTCAATCCAACTCAATCCGAAGCATTGACAATGATTGTTGCCCAGGTATTTGGTAATGACACCACAATTTCTTTTGCTGCTAGCCAAGGAAACTTTCAATTAAATGTATTTATGCCTGTCATTGTTTATAATTTCTTGCAGTCCATTCGGCTACTTTCGGATGGGATGAACTCTTTTAATGTTAATTGTGCGGTAGGTATACAGGCAAATACTGAGATTATTGATTTTTATTTGCACCAATCACTAATACTTATTACAGGCTTAGTACCCCTAATTGGTTATGATAAGGCAGCCCAAATTGCTAAAAGTGCGGTAAAGGAAGGCATTACATTAAAAGAATCTGCCTTAGCCACAGGGTGGGTTAGTGAAGCACAGTATGAAGAATATATGAATCCTACAATCTTGGTAAAACCAAGATAGTGTCTGTAGGGCTTAAGATGATAGACTATCTATAAAGAAGACTTGATTCAGGTGGAGTTTTAACTCCATCTGAATCTTAGTCGCACTTATCCAGGGACTTAGCCGCTCTTAACTCCCACTTATAGAAGATGGGAGTCTTAGAGCGGTTTAGTCATCGGATAATAACTTTTACAAAAAAACATAGGATTAGAGTTGACATGACAAACTAGATTAGTCTATACTTAGAAAAATGACAGATGAATAGCTAGAAGATAGAGGCGCGGTATATTAAGAATATGTATCTAGAGTAGCCAGCGATGAAAGATACAAAAAGGAATAACCGCCGAAGTGGAAGGGTTTGGCAAAGACCTTTTCGTTGGTTTTGTATTGAATAAATACAAGACTGTCATCCAATTTTGGGTGGAGTGCTATCTGCATAACTGATTATGAGATATGTTAGATTCTTATAGCGGTTTGCGGGATGGTTTCCGCAAACTGCTTTTTGTTTTACACTATAACTTACCAAATAATAAACAATTTCAGGAGGTCTATACAAAAATGGCAGAAAAAACATTACCCTTTACAAAGATTGAACTAGAAGAAATTATAAAAAAATATCCAACACCATTTCATATTTATGATGAGCAGGCCATTCGAAATAATGTTCGAAAATTATTGGCGGCTTTTTCCTGGGCGCCAGGATTTAAAGAATATTTTGCTGTAAAAGCAACACCAAATCCTCATATTTTAAAGGTGCTAAGAGAAGAAGGCGTTGGAGCTGACTGCAGTTCTCTGCCAGAACTTATTCTTTCTGAACAAGCTGGAATAACAGGAGAAGAAATTGTCTTTTCCTCCAACGATACACCAGTAGAAGATTACCAAGCGGCCAAAAAGCTGGGAGCTATTATTAATTTGGATGATATTAGCCACATTGAATATTTGGAGAAGCACGTTGGTTTACCTGACATCCTTTCCTTCCGCTACAATCCGGGTCCCTTATTGGAAGGTGGAAATGATATTATTGGGTATCCAGAGGAAGCAAAATATGGTTTAACGAGAGAACAAATTTTAGAAGCTTACAAAATTGTGCAAAGTAAAGGGGTAAAACGTTTTGCTCTGCATACCATGGTAATTTCTAATGAACTAAATTCAGATAGCTTTGTTGCAACGGCAAATATGATGTTTGATTTAGTAATTGAAGTGTATGAAAAATTAGGGATTCGGATTGAAATGATCGATTTGGGCGGTGGAATTGGTATTCCTTACCGTCCAGAACAAGAAGCTGTTGACCTAGATGTTGTCAGCCAAGGGGTGCGTAAGGCTTATGAAGAAAAAATTGTGGCGAAGGGACTACATCCTTTGAAAATTACCATGGAGTGTGGCAGAATGATAACAGGACCTTATGGTTATCTTGTATCTACTGTACTGCACAAAAAAGAGATTTATAAAAACTATGTAGGTCTTGATTCTTGCATGGCAAATTTAATGCGCCCAGCATTATATGGTTCCTATCATCATATTACGGTCGTGGGAAAAGAAAATGCTCCACTAGATCATGTATATGATGTAACAGGTTCACTTTGCGAAAATAATGATAAATTCGCTATTGACCGTAATTTACCTCGTATTGATATTGGTGACATTATTGTTATGCATGATGCGGGTGCTCATGGGCATGCAATGGGCTTTAATTACAATGGAAAATTGCGTTCCGCAGAATTATTATTAAAGGGTGACGGCCAGGTGCAGATGATTCGTCGGGCAGAAACCATTGGGGATTATTTTGCTACCTTGGATTTTGAAAAAACGGAAATAAAATTAGCAGCAGCTACTAAAAAATAATGAATAAATAATGGAACAGGCAGGTTGTAGTAGACCTGTCTGTTTTTTACGGAATCAGAAAGTATAACACTTCCTTGATTCCAAGTAAGAACGACTAAGGCTTCTGCCTGCGTCTGAGGACTTGGCCTAAGCCAAGTCTTTTCTTATTTAAAAGCAGGAAATAAGAAAAATAAAATGAAATAAGTAAAGAATATATGAACAGAATATTTGGTGAAATTTCAATACATAGAATGAAACTGAAATGTTATGGGAGGAACTTTATGGCTAAAGAATATGGGGCAGCGGAAAGGTTATTGGTAATTAACCCGGGGGCAACATCAACAAAATTTGCTGTATACGATGGAGAAAAAATAGTTTTTAAAAAGACCGTCGAGCATTCTGTAGCGGATACTAGTGGCTTCATAAAAGTAGTAGATCAGTATGAATATCGGTTGCGATTAATTTTAAAACAAGTAGCAGCAGAAGGGGTTGACATTGCCACGTTAAAAGCAGTGGTGGCGCGTGGTGGGATTTTGAAACCTCTTAAGGGCGGAACGTATTGTATTAGTCAAGATATGGTGGATGATCTCAAAGCAGCCAAATTTGGTGAACATGCTTCTAACTTGGGCGCTGTCATGGCTTATGGGCTAGCAGAAACATTGAAGATCCCTTCTTATATTGTTGATCCTGTTTCTGTAGATGAAATGGAACCAGTAGCGCGAATATCCGGTTTGCCTGATTTACCAAGGATCAGCCTATCCCATGCATTAAACACGAAAGCTGTTGCGCGTAAGGTGGCAAACCAACTAGGTAAAAACTATGAGGATATGAATCTAATTGTTGCTCATTTAGGAACAGGTGTTTCTGTAACACCGCATAAAAAGGGTAGAATGATTGATGTAAATAATGCAAAAGAAGAAGGGCCTTTTTCTCCAGATCGTTGTGGTGGACTGCCGGTAGGTCAATTTTTAAAGTTGGCTTTGTCAGATAAGTATACCTCGGCGGAGCTGCGAGAAAAATTAAGCAATAAAGGCGGAATCTATGCCTATCTTGGTACAACGGATATTCGAGAAGCATTTGCGATGGCAGATGGAGGTAATGTAGAAGCTAAGCTAGTATTAGATGCCTTTTGTTATCAAGTAGCCAAAGAAATTGGTGCTATGGCTACAGTGCTAGCAGGCAATGTAGAACATATCATTTTAACAGGGGGTATTGCTCATTCAGAACGTATTACTGATGAAATAAAGAATAGAGTTATGTTTATTGCTCCTGTGACCGTTGTACCAGGGGAAGAAGAACTAGAAGCATTAGCTTTTGGTGCCCTTAGAGTACTAAGAGGCCAGGAACCGGCACAGAATTATTGTTAGGTAGGAGGTGATTATTTGTACTGCTCTTATGACGAAATAGTAGCGGAAATTAAAAATCGCGGTCAGGTAATGATTAGCGTAGCCGTGGCCCAGGATAAAGAGGTATTGTCTGCGATTAAAATGGTGCAAGAAGTTGGTATTGCTCAGGCTATCTTAGTAGGCGATGCTGCTTTAATTACCCCTATGCTTGCAGAAGTTGGGCTATCTAATGAAACCAAAATCATTCATGAAGCAGATATAACGAAAGCTGCACAAAAGGCAGTTTCCATAGTGAAACGCGGTCAAGCCCAGGTATTGATGAAAGGTTTAATTAATAGTAGTGATTTCTTGCGAGCTGTGCTTCATAAAGAAGAAGGTTTGCGAACAGGTAGACTACTTAGCCACCTCGGAGCATTTGAAATTCCAGGTCAAAAGAAACTTTTGTTTATTACGGATGGTGGGATGAATATTGCTCCTACCGTAGAAGAAAAAAAAGAAATCCTCCTTAACTCTATGTTGGCTTTGCAGGCGATGGGCATTAAAGAACCTCATGTAGCAGTATTAACTGCCAATGAAGTGGTAAATGGAAAAATGCCTGCCACGGTGGATGCACAAACCCTAACCCAAATGAGTGCAGCTGGCCAGTTCCCTTTAGGGATTATCGAAGGTCCGATTGCTCTTGATGTAGCAGTAAGTCAAGATGCGGCAAAACATAAAGGTATTACCAGCAAAGTGTCAGGAAATGTGGATTTAATTTTAGTACCGAATATCGAAACGGGGAATGCTCTGGGGAAATCTCTGATTTATTTTGCGAATAGCAAAATGGCAGGGATTGTATTAGGGGCAACCCATCCGATTGTTATGACTTCACGGTCTGAAACACCGGAAGGGAAAATGAATTCTATTGCCCTAGCATGTTTAGTAAATAGTAATATTTCATAAATACAAGAATAGATGTGTAATAAAGATGACAAGTGTATATCTTAGCCAAAGAGTACATAGCTACATTTCGTTAATGCAGCTGTATGGAATTTGAAAGGAGTTGATTTGATGTCAAAAGTTGTTGTATTACGGGAGTACTGTAAGAGTTGCGGCTTGTGCGTAGATATCTGCCCCAAACAGGTACTAGCCATTGGTGATACGACCAATCAAAAGGGATATTATGCAGTTGTGGTAAAAGATGAATCAAAATGTATAGGGTGCGCTATGTGCGGAGCGATGTGTCCTGATGTAGCATTGGAAGTTTCTCGGAAGAAAAGGAGCTGACCTTATGAAAAAGATATTAATAAAAGGCAATGAAGCCATTGCAGAGGCGGCCATTCAAGCTGGCTGTAAATTGTTTTTTGGTTATCCAATAACCCCTTCTACAGAAGTGGTTGAATATTTGTCTAAGCATTTACCCAAGGCCGGAGGTACCGTGCTTCAAGGGGAAGATGAAGTTGCTTCGATTAATATGTGTTATGGTGCAGCAACAACAGGTACTCGCGTAATGACGGCTACCTCAAGCCCTGGCTTTAGCTTAAAGCAAGAGGGGATGTCTTACTTGGCGGCAGCTGAGCTGCCAGTGGTTGTGGTGAATGTCAATCGAGCTGGTCCTGGGTTAGGCGGACTGGGCCCTGCACAATCGGATTATTTCCAGTGTACCAAGGGAGGCGGCCATGGGGATTATCGGTTGATTGTTTTGGCACCATCTAAAAGTCAAGAGTTATACGATTTTACTATGGAAGCTTTTGACTTAGCGGATAAATACCGGAATCCTGTACTGATTATGGCAGATGGATTTTTGGGCCAAATGATGGAACCTGTAGAAATAAAAGAACGGCCACAGGTAGAACTTCCCCCAAAAGACTGGGTTGTAGACGGCTGCCGAGGACGGCAAAAGCGTAAGATAGTGAGTTATTCCTTAACGAATGAAATTGGGGAAGCAAATTGCCTAAAATGGCAGGATAAATATGAGAAGATCAAAGAGACAGAGCAGCGTTGGGAAGAATTTTATACCGAAGATGCAGAATATCTCATTGTAGGATATGGAACTTGCGGTCGCATTGGTAAAAGTGTAGTACTAAATGCTCGTAAGGCGGGAATTAAGCTAGGACTTATCCGTCCAATCACTTTATGGCCCTTTCCAGAAAAGGGATTTGCGCCCTATAAAGAAAAAATTAAGGGAATCGTCACAGTAGAGCTTAATGCAGGACAAATGATTGAAGACGTAAAGTTGGCAATCGAATGCCGTGTGCCTGTTTATTTGTGCAATCGGCAAGGGGGAATGATGCCTTCTGAAAATGAAATACTAGAGTTTATCGGGAAAGTTTTTGATTTGTCGCTGGTAAGGGAGGCATAAGAATGGAAGTTATATTTAAAAGAACAACAGGCTTAACCGGAATTCCCTTTCATTACTGCCCAGGGTGTACCCATGGAATTATTCATCGTATCATTGGGGAAGTAATGGAGGAACTAGGTATTATTGAAGACACAATTGGTGTAGCTCCTGTAGGGTGCGCCGGTTTTTCCTTAGACTTCTTTAGCTGTGACTTTGTGGGAGCAGCCCATGGAAGGGCTCAAGCTGTGGCTACTGGGATAAAACGTTCTCTACCGGATAAAATGGTATTTACTTACCAAGGGGATGGAGATATTGCTGCTATTGGTACTGCTCATGCTATACATGTTGCAGCCCGGGGTGAAAAGATTACATCTATTATGGTAAATAATGCAGTATTTGGTATGACAGGTGGACAAATGGCGCCAACTACTCTTCCAGGTCAAGTTACGACTACCAGCCCTTATGGGCGAGATTGCGCTTTATCTGGATCACCGATAGATTTGCCTAAAACCGTAGCTACCTTAGAAGGGGCAGTCTATGTAGCAGCCGTATCTGTTGATTCTCCTAAAAACATTTTTGCTGCCAAAAAAGCCATAAAAAGGGCTTTTCAAGTTCAACAATTAGGACTAGGATTTTCCTTGGTTAGTATTTTATCAACCTGTCCAACAAACTGGGGCTTATCTCCTGTGGACAGTTTAAAATGGTTACAGGAAAAAATGTTACCTCTTTATCAAATGGGAGAACTTAAGGTTCCTGAGGAGGTAAAAGGATTATGATTGATACCATTATATTATCAGGATTTGGTGGTCAAGGTGTCATGTTTATTGGTAAAGTACTAGCATACGCAGCCATGGAAAAAGAGTTACAAGTTTGTTGGATTCCTTCTTACGGCCCTGAAATGCGGGGCGGGACTGCCAACTGTTCTGTGATTATTTCCGACGAAGAAATTCACTCACCAGTAATTGAAAAAGCAGATGTGGCGATCGTTCTCAATCAACCTTCCTATGATAAATTTCTATCACGGATTAAACCGGGTGGTGCGCTTGTCGTTAATTCTTCGATTGTAGAAAGTACTGCTGCTCGCCATGATATTAAACTTATTTCCCTGCCAGCAACAGAGATTGCCAACGAATTAGGAAAACCAGCCTTAGCTAATATGGTATGTCTGGGGGCGCTTATTCCAAGCTTGAAGTTACTCAATCTTAATGCCATAGAGAAAGCGATGCATGAAGTAGTGGGTAAGAAAAAACCAGAACTCTTTGCCGTTAATATGGAGGCAATAAAAAAAGGGTTAGATCGGTAAATAGTAAAAAAGGCCTACTCTTTGGTTACCAAAGAGTAGGCCTTTTCGCAGATCAGAAACGATAGAGCATTGTTCTTACTCTTTACGATTTTGAATCTTGGAAATCAAAATTTGAGGATTATCTGCTAATCGAAGATCCCTAGTCGGCATGTAAGGTGAGCCATCTGGATAAGAGATAAGGCGGATGACAGGTCGTTGTGGGGAAGATCCAGGGATGGAAACAACAACAGCCAAATCTCCCGTATTCAGTAAGACTTCCATACCGGGCATATAGGTAGCTATCTTTGATAAGAAAACTCGCCCGTAAGTTTCATCAAAACTAGTTCC
This window encodes:
- the vorB gene encoding 3-methyl-2-oxobutanoate dehydrogenase subunit VorB; the encoded protein is MKKILIKGNEAIAEAAIQAGCKLFFGYPITPSTEVVEYLSKHLPKAGGTVLQGEDEVASINMCYGAATTGTRVMTATSSPGFSLKQEGMSYLAAAELPVVVVNVNRAGPGLGGLGPAQSDYFQCTKGGGHGDYRLIVLAPSKSQELYDFTMEAFDLADKYRNPVLIMADGFLGQMMEPVEIKERPQVELPPKDWVVDGCRGRQKRKIVSYSLTNEIGEANCLKWQDKYEKIKETEQRWEEFYTEDAEYLIVGYGTCGRIGKSVVLNARKAGIKLGLIRPITLWPFPEKGFAPYKEKIKGIVTVELNAGQMIEDVKLAIECRVPVYLCNRQGGMMPSENEILEFIGKVFDLSLVREA
- a CDS encoding bifunctional enoyl-CoA hydratase/phosphate acetyltransferase, which encodes MYCSYDEIVAEIKNRGQVMISVAVAQDKEVLSAIKMVQEVGIAQAILVGDAALITPMLAEVGLSNETKIIHEADITKAAQKAVSIVKRGQAQVLMKGLINSSDFLRAVLHKEEGLRTGRLLSHLGAFEIPGQKKLLFITDGGMNIAPTVEEKKEILLNSMLALQAMGIKEPHVAVLTANEVVNGKMPATVDAQTLTQMSAAGQFPLGIIEGPIALDVAVSQDAAKHKGITSKVSGNVDLILVPNIETGNALGKSLIYFANSKMAGIVLGATHPIVMTSRSETPEGKMNSIALACLVNSNIS
- a CDS encoding diaminopimelate decarboxylase; translation: MAEKTLPFTKIELEEIIKKYPTPFHIYDEQAIRNNVRKLLAAFSWAPGFKEYFAVKATPNPHILKVLREEGVGADCSSLPELILSEQAGITGEEIVFSSNDTPVEDYQAAKKLGAIINLDDISHIEYLEKHVGLPDILSFRYNPGPLLEGGNDIIGYPEEAKYGLTREQILEAYKIVQSKGVKRFALHTMVISNELNSDSFVATANMMFDLVIEVYEKLGIRIEMIDLGGGIGIPYRPEQEAVDLDVVSQGVRKAYEEKIVAKGLHPLKITMECGRMITGPYGYLVSTVLHKKEIYKNYVGLDSCMANLMRPALYGSYHHITVVGKENAPLDHVYDVTGSLCENNDKFAIDRNLPRIDIGDIIVMHDAGAHGHAMGFNYNGKLRSAELLLKGDGQVQMIRRAETIGDYFATLDFEKTEIKLAAATKK
- a CDS encoding 2-oxoacid:acceptor oxidoreductase family protein, with translation MIDTIILSGFGGQGVMFIGKVLAYAAMEKELQVCWIPSYGPEMRGGTANCSVIISDEEIHSPVIEKADVAIVLNQPSYDKFLSRIKPGGALVVNSSIVESTAARHDIKLISLPATEIANELGKPALANMVCLGALIPSLKLLNLNAIEKAMHEVVGKKKPELFAVNMEAIKKGLDR
- the fumC gene encoding class II fumarate hydratase, producing MEYRIEKDSMGEIKVPADKLWGAQTQRSFENFRIGIEKMPYELVGVFAILKKAAALVNEKLGVLDTKRSQAIVKACDEVLAGKLDGNFPLAVWQTGSGTQFNMNINEVLAHRATQLLAEGAEPLVVHPNDHVNKSQSSNDIFPTAIHVAGVTLVIDKLLPAIASLKETLDQKSKEFSEIIKIGRTHLMDATPLTMGQEISGWVRMLERNEEMLTIGINFMRDLAMGGTAVGTGINSPMNFGELVAAEITKLTGKEFRTAPNKFHALTSKDEVVVVHGMMKALAADLMKIANDVRWLASGPRCGIGEIKIPENEPGSSIMPAKVNPTQSEALTMIVAQVFGNDTTISFAASQGNFQLNVFMPVIVYNFLQSIRLLSDGMNSFNVNCAVGIQANTEIIDFYLHQSLILITGLVPLIGYDKAAQIAKSAVKEGITLKESALATGWVSEAQYEEYMNPTILVKPR
- a CDS encoding ferredoxin family protein, with product MSKVVVLREYCKSCGLCVDICPKQVLAIGDTTNQKGYYAVVVKDESKCIGCAMCGAMCPDVALEVSRKKRS
- a CDS encoding thiamine pyrophosphate-dependent enzyme; protein product: MEVIFKRTTGLTGIPFHYCPGCTHGIIHRIIGEVMEELGIIEDTIGVAPVGCAGFSLDFFSCDFVGAAHGRAQAVATGIKRSLPDKMVFTYQGDGDIAAIGTAHAIHVAARGEKITSIMVNNAVFGMTGGQMAPTTLPGQVTTTSPYGRDCALSGSPIDLPKTVATLEGAVYVAAVSVDSPKNIFAAKKAIKRAFQVQQLGLGFSLVSILSTCPTNWGLSPVDSLKWLQEKMLPLYQMGELKVPEEVKGL
- the buk gene encoding butyrate kinase; translated protein: MAKEYGAAERLLVINPGATSTKFAVYDGEKIVFKKTVEHSVADTSGFIKVVDQYEYRLRLILKQVAAEGVDIATLKAVVARGGILKPLKGGTYCISQDMVDDLKAAKFGEHASNLGAVMAYGLAETLKIPSYIVDPVSVDEMEPVARISGLPDLPRISLSHALNTKAVARKVANQLGKNYEDMNLIVAHLGTGVSVTPHKKGRMIDVNNAKEEGPFSPDRCGGLPVGQFLKLALSDKYTSAELREKLSNKGGIYAYLGTTDIREAFAMADGGNVEAKLVLDAFCYQVAKEIGAMATVLAGNVEHIILTGGIAHSERITDEIKNRVMFIAPVTVVPGEEELEALAFGALRVLRGQEPAQNYC